The DNA sequence AAAGAAAAGTGGGTCTACCTTGATGAGGCTGAAAACGAATACCCGGTCGATAAATCCGATTTTAGCATAGCTCCCGCTGGTGCAAAAATACATTTCGATTGTGTCTTCAATGCCATTCACGGTACCCCTGGAGAAGATGGTTTAATGCAGGCCTATTTTGAACTGTTGGGCATTCCACAAACATCGTGCAATCACTACCAGGCCGCATTGACCTTCAACAAGCGCGATCTTTTGAGTACCTTGAAACCACACGGTATCAAATGTGCCGCTTCGTACTTGCTTGATTTGGGTGATGCCATTGATGAAAATGCCATTGTCAAAAGGGTCGGCCTACCTTGTTTTGTGAAGGCAAATAAGGCAGGAAGCAGCTATGGTATCTCAAAGGTTTACAAAAAAGAAGATTTGCACGAAGCCATTAAAAAAGCTTTTGAGGAAGATGATGAAATCATTATTGAAACTTTCTTGGATGGCGTTGAGGTATCGGTCGGGGTCATTACCTACAATGGGCAAGTCACGGTACTGCCCATTACCGAAATCGTAAGTGAAAACGACTTCTTTGATTTTGCTGCCAAATATGAAGGCAAGTCGCAAGAAATCACCCCGGCCAGAATATCAAAACAGAAAGAGCTTAAGGTCATGGCCATTGCCAAGAAGGTGTATGAGCTATTAAAATTGAATGGATTTTCACGCAGTGAGTACATCTTTGTCGATGACGAACCATATTTACTTGAGGTCAACACCACTCCAGGTCTTACCGAAGAGAGCATATTGCCCAAACAGGCGAATGAAGCCGGTATCTCGCTGACAGAACTCTTTGAGAGCAGTATAGAGGAAGTCTTGAAACAATAGATTTATCAGTATCTTTAAAAAAACCTAAAACGTTTTATGAGAAGAGCCATTTTTCCAGGGTCATTCGATCCAATAACGCTAGGGCACTATGACATTATAAAGCGCGGCATCACCCTATTCGATGAGCTCATTATTGCCATTGGGATCAATACTGACAAAAAGTATATGTTCTCTCTCGATGAGCGTAAAAAATTCATTGAAGACGCGTTTGCCGATGAGGCTTTTATCAAGGTGATGACCTACGAAGGGCTGACGGTAGATTTTTGTAAAAAGGTAGAGGCCGATTTTATTTTGCGGGGTTTACGAAATCCGGCTGACTTTGAATTTGAAAAGGCAATTGCCCATACCAACCGCAAACTTTCAGAGATAGAAACAGTTTTCTTGCTCACTTCGTCAGGTAAGTCATATATCAGTTCATCGATTGTTCGCGATGTCATACGCAATGGGGGCGATTATACCGGATTGGTGCCCCATACAGTAGTAACAAAGCGGTAAACTCTTCATGTACTTCTAGGTTTTCCAGTTCTTCTGACTTGCATTTTCTGACAGATTTTTATGGCCAAAAAGTCGCAAAAATCCAATAATACCACAATTTTAGGGTGATTCACAACATTAAACACCTCTCGTAGTCCATATAATTATAGATTAGTAAGAAAATTCCTAGTAATTGAAAAGCACAAAGTCTTTTACCAGTAGTTATCTAATCAAACAATTGCCCAGTGCGACAGCTTATCTAAACATCGATTTAGAGCTTGTTCATGCCTCTGACAATTGGATAGAAGCCTTTGGTCTCACAAAAAAGAATGTGTTTGGCAAAAACATTTACGAGCTTCTTGAACATGCTGATGAAGATTGGTTGAAAAGTTTAAACGAAAGCCTTCTCGGATATCACCAAAAAGGCCTGACCAGTTTTGTCAACAATGACGGATTTGAAAAGTGGTTCGAGTGGATGCATCTTCCTTGGTATGATGAACACGAAAACATCATCGGTACCATTATGCAGGTAGATGATATAAGTGAATCGTATGGCGACCAACTTGAAATCGAACGTTTGCAATCATTACTGCAATCACAATCAGAAATCGCCAAGGTAGGTAACTGGGAGTTCAATCTCATTACCAAGAAGTTAAGCTGGTGCCAGATGACCAAAAAAATACATGAGGTACCCGAAGACTTTGTGCCCTCTATTGAAACCGGCATCGATTTTTATAAACAGGGCCATAGTAGAAATACCATCTCAATGTTGGTGCACAAAGCTATAGCAGATGGCACCCCCTTTAGTGAAAAATTACAGATAGTTACCGCCAAGAACAATGAGAAATGGGTTTTGGCAGCAGGAAAAGTCGTTTCAAAAGAAGGCAAATTCATACGTCTTGTCGGTACTTTTCAAGACATAGATGAACAAGTCAAATCTGAGATAAAGACCAAGGAAAATCAGAAGTTGCTCAATACCTTGCTCGACAGTCTGCCCATGAACGTCTATGTAAAAGACAAAGAATCAAGAAAAATTCTTGTGAACCAGTCAGAATGCGAGTATTTGGGGGTAAGGGACAAAAAAGAACTTATTGGAAAAAGCGATTTCGAACTATACGGTAAGTCTATCGCCAGAATTTCCAGGGACGAAGATGTCGAGGTAATGAAAACCCTGACACCGATTATTGGCAAAGAAACCATAAGTGTCAAAAAAGATGGCACGTCAACCACTTTTCTTACTTCAAAAATTCCTCTTTTAGACATGGACGGCAATGCCAACGGCGTCATTGGACTGAGCATGGACATCACTCAATTGAAGGAAAAGGAAAATGAACTGAGAAACCTCATCAACGTCACCGCGATACAGAATAAAAAACTGATAAGCTTTGCCCATATCGTATCGCACAACCTAAGGTCTCATACTGCGAATTTTTCGATGCTGTTGAATTTTCTGGTAAAGGAAAAAGATGCGAAAGAAAAAAAGCGAATTATGAATATGTTGACGCATGCTTCTGACAATCTTATGAGAACACTAGAAGATCTGAACGAGGTTGTCAGCATCAATACCAATGTCAATGTTGAACGAAAATCACTAAACCTGAACAAAAAATTGACAAAAATTCAACAAAACCTTTCCGCTTTGCTAGATGAGCACAGGGTAGTGATTGTGAATGAAATTCCTGATACGTTCTCTGTTTGGTCTGTGCCGGCCTACCTTGAGAGTATCTTATTGAACCTCATTACCAATGCGGTAAAATATAGGCATCCAGAAAGAGACCCCATTATACACTTTAGGGCATTTAACAAAGGGGGCTTTACCATTTTTTCAATTGAAGACAACGGAATGGGCATTGACATGGCCAAAAATGGTGAAAAGCTGTTTGGCATGTACAAGACCTTTCATAACAACGAAGATTCACGGGGAATGGGCCTGTACATCACAAAAAACCAAGTTGAGGCCATGGGGGGCAGTATAAAGGCAAGCAGTAAATTGAACAAGGGCACAACCTTTAATGTTTATTTCAAGAATGAAGAAAATCGATAGTATCTATATCGTTGATGATGATCCCATAACCGTTTTTGGTATTTCAAAGATGTTGGGCATAGTGGTCGAATGTAATGACATTACAACCTTCAATAATGGAAAAGAGGCATTGGATGATTTCATAAAGCGATGGGATTCGAACAAGAAATTGCCCGATGTTATTTTCTTGGATATCAATATGCCCATAATGGACGGTTGGGGATTTTTAGACGAATTCTTGAAATTGGAGGTTTCTAAGAAAATTAGAATCAATATCATAACCTCTTCCATCGATCCCGTTGATTACGAAAAATGGCTGCGCTACAAACAGACCACCCATCACTTCATAGACTATAAGAATAAGCCTGTTTTCAAAATAGAGGAACAGGACATCGATCATATCGACATGGCCTCATAGCCATTTTATTGCCTATTTTTATACTTTATCAAACAGCTGTAAGATGAAGTATGTCAGCATTCTCGTAATTTTTGTGCTGATAGGCTGTCAGAAAAAACCAGAAGATACCGTTCACGAATACATTACCCCTTTCGAGACTTCTGATAGCCTTGAGACCGCTACCTATCAAGAGACCATTGATTTTTACATCGAATTGGCAAAAGATTTTCCCGAAATCAATGTACAGAATATCGGTGAAACCGATAGTGGCCACCCGCTGCACATGGTGACATACAATGTCGATAGTGATTTCAACTTTCAAAAGGTAGGTCAGAAAAAAGTTGCCGTGCTCATAAACAATGGTATTCATCCTGGTGAAAGCGACGGTATTGATGCAACGATGCTTTTGTTCAGAGATTTGGCCATTGACAAAATTGAAAGTCCAGAAAATGTGGTGGTAGTTACCATCCCCATCTACAATGTGGGCGGGGCGCTGAATCGAAATTCGACCTCAAGGGTCAACCAAAATGGTCCAGAATCTTATGGTTTTCGTGGAAATGCACGCAATTATGACCTCAACCGTGATTTTATCAAGGTAGACACAAAAAATGCAAAGACCTTCACAGAAATATTTCATTTGGTCAAACCTGATGTATTTATCGACAACCATGTAAGCAATGGGGCTGATTACCAATATACCCTGACCCATCTGTTCACGCAGCACAATAAAATGGGTGGAGCTCTGCGCACATATCTACATGAGGTATTGGTGCCCGGACTTGAAAATAAATTAGCAGACAAAAATTGGGATATTACCCCTTACGTCAATGTTTTCAACAGAGTCCCTGAATCAGGTTTCAGTCAATTTTTGGATACTCCCCGATATTCGACAGGTTACACCTCTCTTTGGAATACCCTTGGCATGATGGTGGAGACCCACATGCTGAAACCCTATGAAAAAAGGGTCAAAGGCACCTATGAATTGATGAAAAGCATGTTACAAATTGTGGATGCCGATCATGAAGAAATCAAAAAACTTCGAAACGAGATGGCAACAAAAGTCGAAGATGTCGAGCATTACCATCTAAATTGGAAAATCGATACGACAAAGTCCTCAATATTGGATTTTAAAGGATATGGGGCAGATACGCTGATAAGCGAAATCACGGGAATGGATCGTCTAAAATATGACCGAAATAGGCCTTTTGTAAAAAAGGTCGAATACCAAAATTATTATGTGCCCGCTGATACTGTTGTGGTTCCGTTCGCGTACATCATCAAAAAACCATGGAAAGAAATCATCGATAGACTGGATTGGAACCAAATCGAATATTTTGAATTGGAAAAGGACACGGTTTTGGAAGTGGAAACATACCGAATCGAAGACTACAAGACACTTACCTATGCCTATGAGGGACACTACCCCCATTATAGTACCAAGGTTGGTTCAAGTTTACAAAAAGTGGTTTTCAACAAAGGTGATTATGTGGTACCAACCAACCAAACTGGATTACGCTATCTAATGGAAACCCTTGAACCCCAAGCCCCTGATTCTTTTTTCAACTGGAACTTTTTTGATGCCATTTTGCAGCAAAAAGAAGGTTTTTCTCCTTATGTCTTTGAAGATTTGGCCCTTGCTTTGCTCAAAAAGGATGAAAGATTACGAACCCTCTTCTTAACGAAAAAGATAAATGACACCACCTTTGCCAAAGATTGGTATGCCCAGCTTGACTGGATTTATAAGCGTTCTCCCCACTATGAGCGGGCGCATTTGAGATATCCCGTTTATCGGGTACCCAAAGACAGTAGGGCTTCCGATTTTTTTATCCGGTAATGGTCAGATGCCGCTTTCAAAAAGCTCCCTGATATTCTGATAAGAGTTTTTGAGCGCTTTTTTTGTTTTTTTGGGGCCTTTCCATTTTGCCTTGGTGATACCTTCTGCTTTTTCCGCTTTAAGCTTACCTTCAAAATCGGTGCGCATGGCAAACCAGTAGGTCTGCTTTAACCTAAAGTTGCCGTTGTGTTTGAAGATGTGATAGGTCGTGTGCAGGTATTTATCGACGACCAGATTTTTTACCCCGGTCTCTTCTTCTACCTCCCTTACCGCAGCGTTTTCGATAGACTCGCCCTTGTCAAGTTTTCCTTTGGGCAAATCCCATTTATTGTTTCGGTATATAAAGAGAATCTTGCCTTTTTTGTTTTTCACCACTCCACCTGCGGCAAGTACCATGGGTATTTTGGCACTGAAATGCTCTAAAATGGTATCGCTGGGGTCGTAGATATAGGCTTCTTTTATTTTCTTCTTTGATAGGGATTCGATGGCTTTCAGAATAGAATCCGCATCCATTTCGAAAAGAATTCCATTAGCGTTGTGGGGCTTTTTGGTTGTCAATATCAAAGGAAATTCATTGACAAAAACTTTATACATTTGCGCAATGGTTTTAGACAAGCACAGCGCTACAAAAACGGCCGAACTTTTGCTACAAATTAATGCAATTAAGTTGAGACCCGAAAATCCGTTTACTTGGGCTTCGGGCTGGAAATCTCCAATCTATTGTGACAATCGTGTCATTCTTTCCTATCCTCTAATACGAAATTATGTGCGTGACGAGATGGCAAAACAGGTCGAATCCCTATATGGTAAACCTGATGTCATTGCGGGGGTAGCCACAGGGGCCATCGGAATTGGCGTACTGGTCGCAGAGGCCCTGAACCTACCCTTTGTCTATGTAAGGCCAACACCTAAATCGCATGGTCGTCAAAACCAGATCGAAGGCCATTTAGAAGCTAATCAAAGGGTTGTGGTGATCGAAGATCTCATAAGTACCGGCAACAGTAGTCTAAATGCCGTCAGGGCACTTAAAGAAGCTAATGTGGATGTCAAGGGTATGGTGGCGATTTTCACGTATGGTTTTGATCAGGCCACAGAAAACTTCAAAAAAGACAAAGTTCAATTGCATACCTTGTCCGATTACGACAATTTGATAAACAGTGCCTCTGAAGCCAACTACATCAAAGAAGAACAACTACTAACTTTATTGCAATGGAGAACAGATCCTGCGCAATGGAAACCTTAGCATATGCATATCGAAGTACCAAAAAAAACAATTGAAAAAAGTAATCAAGAGGTATTTGAATTTCTGGTAGAGGTCAAGAATTTTGAATCGTTGATGCCAGAAAACATAGATAAATTCGAGGTCATCGACCATGACACCTTTAAGTTTGCCCTTAAGGGGATGCCCGAAATCGTACTTCGTATGAAAGAGAAACAGCCTCATGACAAAGTGGTGTTGGGGGCTGCCAGCGACAAGCTTCCATTCACGTTGACCGCTGATATTCTTTCCGTTGACGACCAAAATAGTGAGATCGTCCTTAGTTTTTCAGGTGAATTCAATGCTATGATGGCTATGATGATCAAGGGGCCCATCACCAACCTCATGAACACCCTATCTGAAAACCTGCAAAAAATCTAGTATAGCAAACTCACTTCTTTGAGTGCAAATTCTTGTATCCGCAAGTCTTCAATCTCGACCTGTAGTTTCCCATCTGCCGAAACGCCCCTAATGATACCCACAAATTGACGATTGTAAGCATCGGCAAAAGTCGAAGGCTTATCTTTTCTGAACAAAACGGCCTCGTAAGATTTACGTATCCCTTGGTTTGATATGGTATCCATCCATTTAAAACGCAGGGATAAATTTTTGAGCAATAAGTGGAGCAACTCATGCAAATCATAACTGATTCCCGTTATTCTTTTGAGGGACGATGCCTTCGGAAGACCATCAAATTCAGTTTGGTTGCTATTGAGCCCTACACCGATTATAGAGTATTCTGTCATGCCGCCTTTCAAGATGTTTTCGATCAAAACACCACAGATTTTCGCCTGACCTGACAGAATGTCGTTAGGCCATTTCACTGCAAGATCGGGAACCGAAAGTTCCTGTAACGTATCAAAAATCGCCAATGACACCACCATATTGATAGTGAAGTTGTTTTGGGCAAGCTGTTTATCGAAAATTTTCAACATGCTGAAAGTCAGATTCTTACCAGCTTCTGATTGCCAAAAAGAGCCCATTTGGCCCCTACCCCTTTGCTGATTTTCGGCAATAACCACGGTAAAATCTTGAAGCTTTTTTTGCGTTACAAGATCCTTAAGGTACAAGCTAGTTGAGTCGGTGGCATCAAGTTTGATTATCTGCATGTGTTCTCGAGGTGTTTGAGGTATCGAATGATATGTTAAATCCTAAGACTAAGAAAGCAAAAAAAGCATAACTTTGTGGAAACTAAAATTATTGAATGCAGAAAAAGAAAGCTAGTGCAGATGAGCTCATTGCCTTAATTTTACATGGAATAGAAGAAGTAAAGGGACTTGATATAAATCTACTTGATCTTAGGGAAATTGAAAACACTGTTTGCGACTACTTTATAATCTGTAACGGTACTTCAAACACACACGTTAACGCCATCGTTTCGTCTATTCAAAAAACCGTAAGCAAATCATCAAAAGATAAACCTTGGCACATTGAAGGCGCTGAAAACGCCGAATGGGTATTGATGGACTATGTAAATGTAGTGGTACATGTATTTCAAAGACATATTAGGGAGTTCTATGATATCGAAGGTCTTTGGGGCGATGCAAAAGTAACCGTGGTCGAGAGCAGTTATAATCAATAGCGAAATGTCAAAAGAAAACAATCAAAATACACCCAAAAAACCCAGATTCAGCTCATGGTGGATCTATGGGGTAATCATTGCTCTTGTTCTGGGCTTTCAATTTTTTGGTGGCAGTACTTTCTCGACCACTAAAAAAACGACCACTTCAGAACTTCAAGAATATCTTCGCAATGGCGATATTGCAAAGATTGTCATCATTCGCAATGCCGGTCAGGCCAAAGTCTTCTTGACCGAAGAAGCACTGCAGAAAGATGTACACAAAGATGTGGCCGATAAGCCTTTATTGCCCTCAACAGCGGCTGTTCCACAATATGTTCTTGACTATGGTGATCTACAGAACTTTGAGAACGATATCAATGAAATCAAAAAAGAGAACAACCTTGACACCATAGTCGATTTTGATACCGAATCGAACATATTGGGCGATTTGATATTGTCATTATTG is a window from the Muricauda sp. SCSIO 65647 genome containing:
- a CDS encoding biotin--[acetyl-CoA-carboxylase] ligase, producing MQIIKLDATDSTSLYLKDLVTQKKLQDFTVVIAENQQRGRGQMGSFWQSEAGKNLTFSMLKIFDKQLAQNNFTINMVVSLAIFDTLQELSVPDLAVKWPNDILSGQAKICGVLIENILKGGMTEYSIIGVGLNSNQTEFDGLPKASSLKRITGISYDLHELLHLLLKNLSLRFKWMDTISNQGIRKSYEAVLFRKDKPSTFADAYNRQFVGIIRGVSADGKLQVEIEDLRIQEFALKEVSLLY
- a CDS encoding PAS domain-containing protein, which gives rise to MKSTKSFTSSYLIKQLPSATAYLNIDLELVHASDNWIEAFGLTKKNVFGKNIYELLEHADEDWLKSLNESLLGYHQKGLTSFVNNDGFEKWFEWMHLPWYDEHENIIGTIMQVDDISESYGDQLEIERLQSLLQSQSEIAKVGNWEFNLITKKLSWCQMTKKIHEVPEDFVPSIETGIDFYKQGHSRNTISMLVHKAIADGTPFSEKLQIVTAKNNEKWVLAAGKVVSKEGKFIRLVGTFQDIDEQVKSEIKTKENQKLLNTLLDSLPMNVYVKDKESRKILVNQSECEYLGVRDKKELIGKSDFELYGKSIARISRDEDVEVMKTLTPIIGKETISVKKDGTSTTFLTSKIPLLDMDGNANGVIGLSMDITQLKEKENELRNLINVTAIQNKKLISFAHIVSHNLRSHTANFSMLLNFLVKEKDAKEKKRIMNMLTHASDNLMRTLEDLNEVVSINTNVNVERKSLNLNKKLTKIQQNLSALLDEHRVVIVNEIPDTFSVWSVPAYLESILLNLITNAVKYRHPERDPIIHFRAFNKGGFTIFSIEDNGMGIDMAKNGEKLFGMYKTFHNNEDSRGMGLYITKNQVEAMGGSIKASSKLNKGTTFNVYFKNEENR
- a CDS encoding SRPBCC family protein; the encoded protein is MHIEVPKKTIEKSNQEVFEFLVEVKNFESLMPENIDKFEVIDHDTFKFALKGMPEIVLRMKEKQPHDKVVLGAASDKLPFTLTADILSVDDQNSEIVLSFSGEFNAMMAMMIKGPITNLMNTLSENLQKI
- a CDS encoding NUDIX hydrolase, producing the protein MYKVFVNEFPLILTTKKPHNANGILFEMDADSILKAIESLSKKKIKEAYIYDPSDTILEHFSAKIPMVLAAGGVVKNKKGKILFIYRNNKWDLPKGKLDKGESIENAAVREVEEETGVKNLVVDKYLHTTYHIFKHNGNFRLKQTYWFAMRTDFEGKLKAEKAEGITKAKWKGPKKTKKALKNSYQNIRELFESGI
- a CDS encoding M14 family metallopeptidase is translated as MKYVSILVIFVLIGCQKKPEDTVHEYITPFETSDSLETATYQETIDFYIELAKDFPEINVQNIGETDSGHPLHMVTYNVDSDFNFQKVGQKKVAVLINNGIHPGESDGIDATMLLFRDLAIDKIESPENVVVVTIPIYNVGGALNRNSTSRVNQNGPESYGFRGNARNYDLNRDFIKVDTKNAKTFTEIFHLVKPDVFIDNHVSNGADYQYTLTHLFTQHNKMGGALRTYLHEVLVPGLENKLADKNWDITPYVNVFNRVPESGFSQFLDTPRYSTGYTSLWNTLGMMVETHMLKPYEKRVKGTYELMKSMLQIVDADHEEIKKLRNEMATKVEDVEHYHLNWKIDTTKSSILDFKGYGADTLISEITGMDRLKYDRNRPFVKKVEYQNYYVPADTVVVPFAYIIKKPWKEIIDRLDWNQIEYFELEKDTVLEVETYRIEDYKTLTYAYEGHYPHYSTKVGSSLQKVVFNKGDYVVPTNQTGLRYLMETLEPQAPDSFFNWNFFDAILQQKEGFSPYVFEDLALALLKKDERLRTLFLTKKINDTTFAKDWYAQLDWIYKRSPHYERAHLRYPVYRVPKDSRASDFFIR
- the rsfS gene encoding ribosome silencing factor, with protein sequence MQKKKASADELIALILHGIEEVKGLDINLLDLREIENTVCDYFIICNGTSNTHVNAIVSSIQKTVSKSSKDKPWHIEGAENAEWVLMDYVNVVVHVFQRHIREFYDIEGLWGDAKVTVVESSYNQ
- the coaD gene encoding pantetheine-phosphate adenylyltransferase, which produces MRRAIFPGSFDPITLGHYDIIKRGITLFDELIIAIGINTDKKYMFSLDERKKFIEDAFADEAFIKVMTYEGLTVDFCKKVEADFILRGLRNPADFEFEKAIAHTNRKLSEIETVFLLTSSGKSYISSSIVRDVIRNGGDYTGLVPHTVVTKR
- the pyrE gene encoding orotate phosphoribosyltransferase; this translates as MVLDKHSATKTAELLLQINAIKLRPENPFTWASGWKSPIYCDNRVILSYPLIRNYVRDEMAKQVESLYGKPDVIAGVATGAIGIGVLVAEALNLPFVYVRPTPKSHGRQNQIEGHLEANQRVVVIEDLISTGNSSLNAVRALKEANVDVKGMVAIFTYGFDQATENFKKDKVQLHTLSDYDNLINSASEANYIKEEQLLTLLQWRTDPAQWKP
- a CDS encoding D-alanine--D-alanine ligase — translated: MKKKNIAIIMGGYSSEYNISIKSGNVVFKHLDAEKYNTFRLVITKEKWVYLDEAENEYPVDKSDFSIAPAGAKIHFDCVFNAIHGTPGEDGLMQAYFELLGIPQTSCNHYQAALTFNKRDLLSTLKPHGIKCAASYLLDLGDAIDENAIVKRVGLPCFVKANKAGSSYGISKVYKKEDLHEAIKKAFEEDDEIIIETFLDGVEVSVGVITYNGQVTVLPITEIVSENDFFDFAAKYEGKSQEITPARISKQKELKVMAIAKKVYELLKLNGFSRSEYIFVDDEPYLLEVNTTPGLTEESILPKQANEAGISLTELFESSIEEVLKQ
- a CDS encoding two-component system response regulator, giving the protein MKKIDSIYIVDDDPITVFGISKMLGIVVECNDITTFNNGKEALDDFIKRWDSNKKLPDVIFLDINMPIMDGWGFLDEFLKLEVSKKIRINIITSSIDPVDYEKWLRYKQTTHHFIDYKNKPVFKIEEQDIDHIDMAS